The DNA sequence CCACGAGATCACGCTCGCCGTCTGCGCCATCGCGCTGATGCTGGGCGTCCATCTCCTGCTCCAGCGAACCAAACTCGGCAAAGCGATGCGGGCGATGTCCGACAACCAGGACCTCGCACGCGTCACGGGTATCCCCACCGAGCGGGTCATCCGCTGGACGTGGATCATCGGTGCGGGTCTCGCCGGCGTCTCTGGCTACCTCCTCATCTTGGAGTCGGGGACGATCGCGTACAACCGCGGCTGGATTCTCCTGCTGCTCATCTTCGCAGCGGTCATCCTCGGCGGTATCGGCTCCATCTACGGGGCCATCTTCGGTGGTCTCGTCATCGGCCTGACCGACACCGTCTCGCAGGTCTGGCTGCCGAGTGAGTTCACGCAGGCCGCCGCGTTCGCCCTGATGATTCTCATCTTGCTGTTCAAACCGAACGGACTGTTCAGCGGGAGGACGACTGCATGAGCGTCCTCGACCGCTTCCTCGGCGACGATACCACCGAGGAGAAGACGCCGCTGCAACGCGTCTTCTCCAGTGACGCCGCGATGGTCGTCGGCCTGCTGTTGGCCGTCTACGCCGTCTTCGTCGTCATCGGGACGATTCTCGGCTACAACCTCAACGGACAGGTCAACGCCCTCGCGCGGCTGACGTTCCTGACGGCGGTCTATTCGCTCGTCGTGCTCGCGTTGAACCTCCACTGGGGATACACGGGCCTGTTCAACATCGGTGTGGCGGGCTTCATGGCCGTCGGGACGTACACGATGATGATGGTCTCGGCCGCGCCCGACGCCCGCGTGCCCGGACTCGGCCTCCCGCTGTGGGTTGGCATGATCGCCGGTATGGCTGCGGCTTCACTCATCGGCCTCATCGCGGCGTTGCCGGCACTCCGGCTTCGCGCGGACTATCTCGCTATCGTCACCATCGCGTTCTCCGAGATCATCCGTATTTCCTATCTCTCGTCGACACTCCAGTCGTTCACTATCGCCGGAACCGAACTCGGGACCGGCGGTGGTGGCGGTATCGGCATCCAGAACGACCCCGATACGGTCATCTTGGAGGCACTCAACGGTCTCCCCGGTATCGGCGGTCTCCTCTCGGGGATCACGAACGTTGCACAGAGTGCGGGCGTCCAACCGACAGTCATCAACAACTGGATCTACGCCGTCGTCCTGCTCGTCTTCGTCGTCGGGTTCTACTGGCTGCTCTCGCGTATCAGCAACTCGCCGTTCGGCCGCGTGCTGAAGGCGATCCGCGAGGACGAAGACGTCGCCCGCGCACTCGGGAAGAACACGAACCTGTTCAAGATCAAGGCGTTCATGGTCGGCTGTGCCCTCATGGGGCTGGGCGGCATCCTCTGGCAGGGAAGCCGCGGGTTCGTCAACCCCAACTCGTTCCTGCCGCAGGTGACGTTCTTCATCTGGATCGCGCTCATCATCGGCGGTGCCGGTTCGAACACCGGCAGCGTCGTCGGCGCGGCGTTGTTCGCGGCCGTCCTCTTCGAGGGACCGCGCTACATCGCCAACGTGGCGAGCCAGACGCTCGACCTCGGCAGATCGCCGCAGACGTTCGCCGCTGCGGTCGGCG is a window from the Halogranum gelatinilyticum genome containing:
- a CDS encoding branched-chain amino acid ABC transporter permease, with the protein product MSVLDRFLGDDTTEEKTPLQRVFSSDAAMVVGLLLAVYAVFVVIGTILGYNLNGQVNALARLTFLTAVYSLVVLALNLHWGYTGLFNIGVAGFMAVGTYTMMMVSAAPDARVPGLGLPLWVGMIAGMAAASLIGLIAALPALRLRADYLAIVTIAFSEIIRISYLSSTLQSFTIAGTELGTGGGGGIGIQNDPDTVILEALNGLPGIGGLLSGITNVAQSAGVQPTVINNWIYAVVLLVFVVGFYWLLSRISNSPFGRVLKAIREDEDVARALGKNTNLFKIKAFMVGCALMGLGGILWQGSRGFVNPNSFLPQVTFFIWIALIIGGAGSNTGSVVGAALFAAVLFEGPRYIANVASQTLDLGRSPQTFAAAVGALFDLEIATFFAYALNNIAPLRLVLVGVVLIWLMQNRPEGLLGHRKESASSIPLGRPAGKSVAADGGESDE